One Halocalculus aciditolerans DNA segment encodes these proteins:
- a CDS encoding sodium:calcium antiporter, translating to MHTGLAPALVSPTVDRSLLLIGSFALLLLGAEVFTNGVEWLGHRLGVSESATGSILAAVGTALPETLIPVIAIVQGGADASHVGVGAILGAPFMLATIAMFLVGASVYYFRNRRTFGDEMHFNEAATRRDLSFFLVGYVIAFAAAFVEQRLVQYAMAALLVVLYLVYLVRSLQSGELAESEDLEALHLGLIVERLLSRVGYDPRDHGENPRFLLVALQTLFALAIIISGAHLFVTEVQWLSREVLNVPIAIVALLIAPLATELPEKFNSVLWISRDKDTLALGNITGAMAFQGTLPVTLGIVFTDWDLSLAWGTTGFLNAFSVILAVIAGTVLYLRARSAHDDPMNPKPFLIGGLFYAAFIVVLVYFVVVLGVTASGGH from the coding sequence ATGCACACCGGCCTCGCTCCGGCCCTCGTCTCCCCGACAGTGGACCGGTCCCTTCTGCTCATCGGGTCGTTCGCCCTCCTCCTGCTCGGCGCGGAGGTCTTCACGAACGGCGTCGAGTGGCTCGGCCACCGCCTCGGCGTCAGCGAATCGGCGACCGGGAGCATCCTCGCGGCCGTCGGCACCGCGCTCCCCGAAACCCTCATCCCCGTCATCGCCATCGTTCAGGGCGGCGCGGACGCCTCGCACGTCGGCGTCGGCGCGATCCTCGGCGCGCCCTTCATGCTCGCCACCATCGCGATGTTCCTCGTCGGCGCGAGCGTCTACTACTTCCGGAACCGCCGGACGTTCGGCGACGAGATGCACTTCAACGAGGCCGCGACGCGCCGCGACCTCTCCTTCTTCCTCGTCGGCTACGTCATCGCGTTCGCCGCCGCGTTCGTCGAGCAGCGCCTCGTCCAGTACGCGATGGCGGCGCTCCTCGTCGTGCTCTACCTCGTCTACCTCGTCCGCTCCCTCCAGAGCGGCGAACTCGCCGAGAGCGAGGACCTCGAAGCCCTCCACCTCGGCCTCATCGTCGAACGCCTCCTCTCTCGCGTCGGCTACGACCCGAGAGACCACGGCGAGAACCCGCGCTTCCTCCTCGTCGCCCTGCAGACGCTCTTCGCGCTCGCCATCATCATCTCCGGCGCGCACCTCTTCGTCACCGAAGTCCAGTGGCTCTCCCGGGAGGTCCTCAACGTCCCCATCGCCATCGTCGCGCTCCTCATCGCGCCGCTCGCGACCGAACTCCCCGAGAAGTTCAACTCCGTCCTCTGGATTAGTCGGGACAAAGACACCCTCGCGCTCGGGAACATCACGGGCGCGATGGCGTTCCAGGGCACGCTCCCGGTCACGCTCGGCATCGTCTTCACCGACTGGGACCTCTCGCTGGCGTGGGGGACGACCGGCTTCCTCAACGCGTTCTCCGTCATTCTCGCCGTCATCGCCGGCACCGTCCTCTACCTCCGCGCGCGCTCCGCCCACGACGACCCGATGAACCCTAAGCCCTTCCTCATCGGCGGGCTGTTCTACGCCGCGTTCATCGTCGTCCTCGTCTACTTCGTCGTCGTCCTCGGCGTCACCGCGAGCGGCGGCCACTGA